From Actinomycetota bacterium, the proteins below share one genomic window:
- the hisI gene encoding phosphoribosyl-AMP cyclohydrolase: MSITDLRFDDRGLIPAVVQQHDTGEVLMVAWMSDESLALTLARGETVFWSRSRQELWHKGATSGNTQKVRQILADCDGDTLLVLVDAGNGPACHTGERTCFHRDLSEGAVDER; encoded by the coding sequence TTGTCGATCACCGACCTGAGGTTCGACGATCGCGGGTTGATCCCCGCGGTGGTGCAGCAGCACGACACCGGCGAGGTGCTGATGGTGGCGTGGATGAGCGACGAGTCGCTCGCCCTCACCCTCGCGCGCGGCGAGACGGTGTTCTGGTCACGGTCCAGGCAGGAGCTGTGGCACAAGGGTGCCACGTCCGGGAACACCCAGAAGGTGCGGCAGATCCTGGCTGACTGTGACGGGGACACGCTCCTCGTCCTGGTCGACGCCGGGAACGGCCCGGCCTGCCACACCGGCGAACGCACCTGCTTCCACCGTGACCTGTCCGAGGGGGCGGTCGACGAGAGGTGA
- the trpE gene encoding anthranilate synthase component I encodes MTSHRPSREQFLRLAADHAVVPVWREILSDLETPLSVYAKLSGRGPSFLLESAEHGERWGRYSFVGLEPFLILRGRDGTVSWEGGVPPAGRDATGPLDALDKVTRALTGPAIPGLPPLHSGAVGYIGWEAVREIERVPITGRDDLHIPDVVMLFPRHVVAIDHLLQKLTVVTNVVIGDDPGAQYDQACGMADELVALLGAATPSTLADPPSTEPVEDAQSNLTPGQYEAMVARAKEHIAAGDVFQVVPSQRFGVPTRASAFDVYRMLRVINPSPYLFLFDLDELHIVGSSPEALVRVEGRRAETWPIAGTRPRGSTLEEDRRLERELLASDKERAEHVMLVDLGRNDLGRVCEVGTVSVDELMVVERYSHVMHLVSRVTGTLRADVTPVDVLRAVFPAGTVSGAPKVRAMEIIDELEPTRRGAYAGAIGYVDLSGNVDTCIALRTLVLRDGVAYAQAGAGVVADSDPRAEEAETRSKAMALLTAVRAAERLSG; translated from the coding sequence GTGACCAGTCACCGGCCGTCGCGCGAGCAGTTCCTGCGGCTGGCTGCTGATCACGCGGTCGTGCCGGTGTGGCGTGAGATCCTCTCCGACCTCGAGACCCCCCTGTCCGTCTACGCCAAGCTCTCGGGCCGGGGGCCGTCCTTCCTGCTCGAGTCCGCCGAGCACGGCGAGCGTTGGGGCCGGTACTCGTTCGTTGGGCTGGAGCCGTTCCTGATCCTGCGTGGCCGCGATGGGACGGTGTCGTGGGAGGGCGGCGTGCCGCCCGCGGGCCGGGACGCGACCGGGCCGCTGGACGCGCTCGACAAGGTGACGCGTGCGCTGACCGGCCCGGCGATCCCCGGCCTGCCGCCGCTGCACAGCGGCGCGGTCGGGTACATCGGCTGGGAGGCCGTCCGCGAGATCGAACGCGTCCCGATCACCGGTCGTGACGACCTGCACATCCCCGACGTCGTGATGCTCTTCCCACGCCACGTCGTCGCGATCGACCACCTACTGCAGAAGCTCACCGTCGTCACCAACGTCGTGATCGGCGACGATCCTGGCGCCCAGTACGACCAGGCCTGCGGCATGGCCGACGAGCTCGTCGCGCTTCTGGGCGCCGCCACCCCCTCCACCCTGGCTGATCCTCCGTCGACCGAGCCGGTCGAGGACGCCCAGTCGAACCTCACCCCCGGCCAGTACGAGGCGATGGTGGCGCGCGCGAAGGAGCACATCGCCGCGGGCGACGTCTTCCAGGTCGTGCCCAGCCAGCGCTTCGGGGTGCCGACCCGCGCATCGGCGTTCGACGTGTACCGGATGCTGCGCGTGATCAACCCATCGCCGTACCTCTTCCTGTTCGACCTGGACGAGCTGCACATCGTCGGTTCGTCGCCCGAGGCCCTGGTCCGCGTCGAAGGCAGGCGGGCGGAGACCTGGCCGATCGCCGGGACCCGACCGCGCGGATCGACGCTGGAGGAGGATCGTCGCCTCGAGCGCGAACTGCTCGCCAGCGACAAGGAACGCGCCGAGCACGTGATGCTGGTGGACCTGGGCCGCAACGACCTCGGCCGGGTCTGTGAGGTCGGGACCGTCAGCGTGGACGAGTTGATGGTCGTGGAGCGCTACTCGCACGTGATGCATCTGGTGAGCCGGGTGACCGGGACGCTGCGGGCGGACGTGACCCCTGTCGACGTCCTGCGCGCGGTCTTCCCGGCCGGCACGGTGTCGGGCGCTCCGAAGGTGCGCGCGATGGAGATCATCGACGAGCTCGAGCCCACCCGTCGCGGGGCCTACGCAGGCGCCATCGGGTACGTCGACCTGTCCGGGAACGTCGACACCTGCATCGCGCTCCGCACCCTGGTGCTCCGCGACGGCGTCGCGTACGCGCAGGCAGGCGCCGGTGTGGTCGCCGACAGCGATCCACGGGCCGAGGAAGCCGAGACCCGGAGCAAGGCGATGGCGCTGCTCACTGCGGTGCGAGCCGCAGAGCGCCTGTCCGGCTGA